In Flammeovirgaceae bacterium 311, one DNA window encodes the following:
- a CDS encoding multidrug ABC transporter ATPase (COG1716 FOG: FHA domain) gives MAWSILKNSEDSQDSANGRKLNSTEPSYPYTLVFLDAAKNAPQGTEKVIDAPYISIGRDSDCLISYGDEFPMVSRLHAAIEWSEDSYSIRHLSNTNQTLLNDRPIARKWFLRDDDVIQLAPSGPKIKFKLPMIINTRPPKKGSSGSSKLDLHNIALITVIVLAVLLTVLMVYLTVGG, from the coding sequence ATGGCATGGTCAATTCTGAAAAACTCTGAAGATAGCCAGGATAGTGCCAATGGCAGGAAATTGAATAGTACAGAGCCATCCTATCCATACACCCTGGTGTTTCTGGATGCTGCGAAAAATGCCCCCCAGGGCACTGAAAAAGTTATAGATGCGCCTTACATCAGCATAGGCAGAGACTCTGACTGCCTGATCAGCTACGGAGATGAGTTCCCGATGGTAAGCAGGCTGCATGCGGCCATAGAATGGAGCGAAGACAGCTACAGCATCAGGCACCTGTCTAATACAAACCAGACGCTCCTGAACGACAGGCCTATTGCCCGGAAATGGTTTCTGAGAGATGATGATGTTATTCAGCTGGCGCCTTCGGGCCCCAAGATTAAGTTTAAGCTGCCAATGATCATCAACACACGTCCTCCTAAGAAAGGCAGCAGCGGTAGCAGTAAACTGGATTTACACAACATAGCCCTCATTACTGTGATTGTGCTGGCGGTGTTGTTGACAGTACTCATGGTGTACCTCACAGTGGGAGGTTAA
- a CDS encoding hypothetical protein (COG1716 FOG: FHA domain), with protein MPGAADAESRSKKTVIIGGKEEAPWDQVNAAPAQRSRHMGGAHTVRRIVPDPNTCCLVAISLDEEKELRKIDLEGEPVPLDRSLLDPGNSSISRSGHATIYQKNGKWYVENMTALKTTFIQVNGPVQLSDGDVLLMGDSLFKFKMGKNDL; from the coding sequence GTGCCTGGTGCGGCAGATGCAGAAAGCCGTAGTAAGAAAACGGTTATAATTGGTGGTAAGGAGGAAGCGCCGTGGGATCAGGTAAATGCCGCTCCGGCACAACGCAGCCGGCATATGGGAGGTGCTCACACAGTCAGAAGGATTGTGCCGGACCCCAACACCTGCTGCCTGGTTGCTATTTCGCTTGATGAGGAAAAGGAATTAAGGAAAATTGATCTGGAGGGTGAGCCGGTGCCGCTGGACCGCTCATTGTTAGATCCCGGAAACAGCTCTATCTCCAGAAGTGGTCATGCAACCATTTATCAGAAAAATGGTAAGTGGTACGTTGAAAACATGACAGCCCTGAAAACAACGTTTATCCAGGTTAATGGGCCGGTGCAACTATCTGATGGTGATGTGCTGCTGATGGGTGACAGCCTGTTTAAGTTTAAAATGGGTAAAAATGATCTGTAA
- a CDS encoding cold-shock DNA-binding protein family protein (COG1278 Cold shock proteins), translated as MGRSQETFSKKEKEKNKLRKKKDKEQKKEERKANADKGKSLDDMIMYVDENGNFSSTPPDPEKRKVKKESISVSTPKQEAADPADAIRTGIVTFFNDSKGYGFIKDQQTQESIFVHINDLVDPIKENNKVTFEVEMGQKGPVAVKVQVSR; from the coding sequence ATGGGCAGATCGCAAGAGACATTTAGTAAAAAAGAAAAAGAAAAGAACAAGCTAAGGAAGAAAAAGGACAAAGAGCAAAAGAAAGAGGAGCGCAAAGCCAATGCCGATAAAGGCAAAAGCCTTGATGATATGATTATGTATGTTGATGAAAACGGTAATTTTTCTTCAACCCCTCCAGATCCTGAAAAACGTAAGGTTAAAAAGGAATCTATTTCAGTAAGCACACCTAAGCAGGAAGCGGCTGATCCGGCCGATGCCATCAGAACAGGCATTGTAACCTTTTTTAATGATTCTAAAGGTTATGGTTTTATCAAAGATCAGCAGACACAGGAGAGCATTTTTGTTCACATCAACGACCTGGTTGATCCGATCAAGGAAAATAATAAAGTGACTTTTGAGGTTGAAATGGGACAGAAAGGTCCTGTTGCTGTAAAAGTTCAAGTTTCCCGCTAG